Genomic DNA from Pigmentiphaga litoralis:
TCTGGTAGTAGCGATCAAAGCCCGACACCATCAGCAGCTGCTTGAACAGCTGGGGCGACTGGGGCAGCGCGAAGAACTGGCCGGCGTTGACGCGCGACGGCACCAGGTAGTCGCGGGCGCCTTCGGGCGTGCTCTTGGTCAGCATCGGCGTTTCGATGTCGATGAAGCCCAGCTGATCCAGGTACTTGCGCACTTCGATCGACACGCGATAGCGCAGCATCAGGTTCTGCTGCATCTGCGGACGGCGCAGGTCGAGCACGCGGTGCGTCAGGCGGGTGGTTTCCGACAGGTTGTCGTCGTCCAGCTGGAAAGGCACCGGCACCGAGGCGTTCAGGATGTCGATGTCATGCGCCAGGATTTCCACTTCGCCGGATTTCAGGCTGGCGTTGGTCGTGCCTTCGGGGCGCTTGCGGACCAGGCCGGTAATGCTGACGCAGAATTCATTGCGCAGCCGCTCGGCGATCTGGAAGGTGTCGACACGATCGGGGTCGCAGACGATCTGGGCAAGGCCTTCACGATCGCGCAGATCGATGAAGATGACGCCGCCGTGGTCTCGGCGACGATGCACCCAGCCAAACAGGGTCACGATTTGTCCGAGGTGCTCGCTCGAGACCTGGCCGGTATAGCAGGTACGCATGGAATCTCCGTCTAAATAGGGGTAGAGGTCGACAGGGTTGGGGCAGCAGGTGACTGAATCAGCGGGGACGGCCGGGGCGCTCGCACAGGGCGGCGCACCTCGGCGCGGGGCCGCGTCAATTACCGCGCGCCGGCATACCGCCCGGCGCGACCACTCCCATCGACACGATGTACTTCAAGGCCGCGTCCACACTCATGTTGAGTTCGAAGACTTCGGAACGCGGCACCATCAAAAAGAACCCCGACGTCGGATTCGGCGTCGTCGGAATATACACGCTGACATGCTCACCCGGCAGCAGGGACGCGACTTCGCCGCCCGGCGAACCGGTCAGGAAACCGATCGTCCACGAGCCCGCGCGGGGATACTGGAACAGGACGGCCTTGCGAAACGCCTGGCCGTTGGGGGCCAATACCGTATCGCTGACCTGCTTGACCGAGTTGTAGATGGTCCGCACCAGCGGGATCCGGCTCAGCAGGCCTTCCCAGATTTCGAACAGCTTGCGGCCCAGCAGGTTGGCGGTGAACAGCCCCGTCAACACGACGACCACCACCACCAGCGCAAAACCGAAGCCCGGAATGTGACGGCCGAACAGGGCTTCCGAGGTCAGGAAGCCTGGCACCACCGACTCGAACGTCGAGACCACCATGCC
This window encodes:
- a CDS encoding DUF502 domain-containing protein, with the translated sequence MLKRYFITGLLVWIPIVITLWVLGMVVSTFESVVPGFLTSEALFGRHIPGFGFALVVVVVVLTGLFTANLLGRKLFEIWEGLLSRIPLVRTIYNSVKQVSDTVLAPNGQAFRKAVLFQYPRAGSWTIGFLTGSPGGEVASLLPGEHVSVYIPTTPNPTSGFFLMVPRSEVFELNMSVDAALKYIVSMGVVAPGGMPARGN